In Pseudomonadota bacterium, the sequence CTATCGCGGCCTTCGTCGCAAGGCTCCAGCCCGACGGGTTGCCCCGCCAAGCCGCTTGCCAGCTACCAGATCGAACCGACTACTGTCCGGGTGGTACCTTCCTCCACTGGTGATCCGCGCCCTCGGGGCGCACTGAGAAATGCGGGCTAGGTATCCTCGTCGTCCTTCGCCGCCTCCCCGCCTTCGGCCTCCGGCTTGCGCCGGTCGGGACCCTCGAAGGGCAGAGTCCGGCGCCGACGATCCGGGCCGAAATACTCCTTGGTCCTGACGAAGTGGCGCGGGCTCTCGATGAGCGCGGTGAGCCGGGAGAATAGCTGCTGGGCGGAGACCGGCTTCACCATGAAATCGTTGATGCCGGCATCCCTGGCGGCGATCACCCGCTCCTTGTCGGTGTGGCCGGTGATCATGATGATCGGCACATAGGGATCGTGGCTCGCCGGCGCCATGCGGATGTGCCGGGCGAGCTGTAGCCCATCCACCGGCTGCATGTTCCAGTCGGTGATCACCAAGTCGATGTCGTTGGCCTCGAGCTTCTCCAGCGCATGGCCGCCCTCGGTCGCTTCGATGACGGTGCCGACGCCGAGCGCCTTGAGGATGGTGCGGATGAGCGAGCGCATGTGCTGGTTGTCGTCGACGACCAGCACCGTCAGCTGCCCGAATCGATAGCCAGCCGCCCCTGTCACGCTGCCTCGGCCCCCCAAGCCGAGAGTCAGTCTAGCGGATTCGGCCCGACCAGTGACTACAGCGGCGTGGCGAGATTCTGCAGCATGCGCAACAGAATGTTCTTGTCGTCGCCGCGGAGCCGCTTGACCATGCGTCGATTCTGGAGAGCGACGCGCCTCGACATGACCGCAAGCAGCTTGCGGCCCTCCGGCGTGAGGAAGATGGCCCGAGAGCGGCGGTCGACCGTCGAGGCAAGACGGAGCACGAGCCGGCGGCGCTCCAGCTCATCGATGATGAGGACCATGCGCGGCGTGTCGGCGCCGAGCGCGCCGGCCAGCGCCGTTTGGCTGAGGCCCGGATTGGCGGCGGCCAACCGCATGACGGCGAACTGGGTCGCGGTCACGCCGAGATCCTGGGCCAGCTCGTTGTAGTCCTGGAACACGGCGATCTGCGCCCGCCTTATCACGTAGCCGATGATCCCTTCGAGGCCGCTCGTGTCGATCGGACGCGCGCCCTTGTCGGCGGGCGCGGTCAGCACCCGTGCGGCGCCGCGCCCGCGCTTGGGCACTTTCGTCGGTGGCGTCGGCGCTTTCGCGGTCTTGCGGGACATCCCGGCTCCGGTCACGCGCGGGCTGCATCGCCCGCGTGTCGTCGGCCAAGATCGTTGTCCGCAAATATGATTGTCAACGACAATCGCCGCGGGATCGGCGCACGACGCAGCCTCAGCGGACGAGCGGGCAACCGCCCTCCTTGAGCGGCCGGAAGGCCTTGTCGGCATCGATGGTGGCGACGGCCTTGAAGTAGTCCCACGTCGCCTTCGACTCCGCCGGGCTCTTTACCTGCATCAGATACATCGGATGCATCTTGCGGCCGTCCTCACGGATGCTGCCCTTGCCGAACAAGGGATCGTCGGTCGCCATCGCCTTCATCCGGGCGACGACCGCCCTGCCGTCCGCGGCGGCGCCCAGAGCGTCGACCGCCTTCAGGTAATGCAGCACGCCAGCGTATACGCCGGCATGCATGTCGTTCGGCATCCACTTCTTGGCGTGGCGCTCCTGGAAGCGCCGCGACCACGCCCGCGTGCCGTCGTTCATATCCCAATAGAACGGAAATACCGTCAACAGACCCTGCACCGGCTCCAGACCCAGGGCCGGCACATTGTGCAGGCCGAAAATCAGCGCCGCCAGCTTCTGCTTCTTGCCCATGCCGAACTCGGCCGCCTGCTTCAAGGAATTGGTTGTGTCGCCGCCGGCATTGGCGAAGCCGACGATATCGGCACCCGAGGCCTGAGCCTGCAGAAGGAACGAGCTGAAATCGCTGACGCCGATCGGATGGCGGACCGCACCCGCCACGCTGCCGCCGCTGCTGACCACCTCGTCGCTTGCCTGCTTCTCGAGATCATGCCCGAAAGCATAATCCGCGGTCAGGAAATACCAGCGCTTGCCGCCCTGGCCAATGATCGCGCGGGCGACCGAATGGCCGTAGGACCACGTGTCGTAGGTCCAATGCACGGTGTTGGGCGAACACTGCGCCCCGGTCAGAAGCGCCGTGCCCGCGCCGGAGCCGATCATGACCTTGTTCTTGTCCTTGACGATGTCGCCGACGGCAAGTGCGACGGCCGAATTCGGCAGATCGACGATCACGTCGACCCCTTCCTCATCGATCCAGCGCCGGGCGATGGCGGCACCCACATCGGTCTTGTTCTGGTGGTCGGCGAACACCACCTCGACCTTGCGGCCCGCCGCCTTGCCGCCGCGGTCCTCGACCGCCATCTGGGCCGCCTGCACCGATCCCGGGCCCTGAAAGTCCGCATAGGGACCGGACATGTCGTTGAGCACACCGATGCGGATCGGCCGCTCTTGCCCCCTCAAGGCGGACGGAAGGGCGAGCGTGCCTGCGGCCGCAAGCACCATCATCGGCAGAAAGACGGCGCGCAAGGACAAGGTCATGATGACGCCTCCTTAATTTGCCCGGTCGTTCGGCGGACCAACGTGAATGACTTCGATTGGCGCGCGTGCGCCGTCGCCGCTGCTGAGGGAGCGCGCAACATACGAGCGGAGGCCGGCGGAACCAGTCCGTGCAAGACCCCTCCCAGAGCTGCCGAATTTGCGTTCGGCTTAGCGATTGCTTGATGAAAATGTGTATCGAAGGAATTATTATTGTCAATAACTATCGAGGATGCCGCAATGGCGAAATACGTGCCTCGGCTCGATCTGGCGGCGCTCGTCGCCATCGACGTCCACACCCACGCCGAGACCTCCAGCCGTCAGCCGCGGGACCCCTGCTCGATCATCTTTGATGAGGCGATGGCGAAGTATTTCCGCGAGACGGCGCGGCCGACCATTCCTGAGGTCGCCCGGTACTATCGCCAGCGCAAGATGGCGGCGGTGATCTTCCCGGTCGATACGGAAGCCGAGATGGGCCATTGGCGCATCGCCAATGAGGAAGTGGCGGAGCTGGCTTCCGAGCACAGCGACGCCTTGATCCCGTTCGCCAGCATCGACCCTGCCAAGGGCAAGATGGGTGTCCGCGAAGCCCGGCGCCTCATCGAGGAGTATGGCGTTCGGGGATTCAAGTTCCATCCCTCGGCCCAGGGCTTCTACCCCAACGATCGCAAGGCCTATGGACTCTACGAGGTGATCGCCGGAGCGGGCCTGCCGGCGCTGTTCCACACCGGGCAGACCGGTGTCGGCGCCAACATGCCGGGCGGCGGCGGGATCCGGCTCAAATATTCCAACCCGATCTACCTCGATGATGTCGCCGTCGATTTTCCGAGCCTGACCATCATTCTGGCCCACCCTTCCTTTCCTTGGCAGGATGAGGCGTTGGCGGTCGCCACCCACAAACCGCAGGTCCACATCGACCTTTCCGGCTGGTCGCCCAAATACTTCCCGGCCAACCTCGTGCAGTACGCCAACACGCTCTTGAAGCACAAAGTGCTGTTCGGCTCGGACTTTCCCGTGTTCACGCCGGACCGCTGGCTCGCGGATTTCGCCACGGTCAATATCAAGCCCGAGGTCAGGCCGTTGATCCTCAAGGAGAATGCGATAAAGCTGCTGAAGCTCGGCGACACCGAAGTCTGAGAAACAAGGCAGGCAGAGAAGCCGGCCGGGAGGAAGCATCGATGACGACCATGGCCGAAAGCCGGCGGCGGCAGAGCCGGCTCCGCTTCGCCGAGCCCGCCGTCCACCGGGAGAGCCGAGGCGACGGCAGCGTGATCCTTCGCTCGCCCTACATGCTCAATCCGCCGCCCAGATGCCTCGGCACTCTCCTCGAAGGCTGGGCGAGCCGCATCCCCGAGCGGGTATTCCTCGCGGAGCGCGACGAGAACCGGCGGTGGCGCGAGCTCACCTACGCCGAAGCCTGGGCGGCGGCGCAGGCCATCGGCCAGGCGCTCCTCGATCGCGGCCTCGACGGCGCACGCCCGGTGATGATCCTCTCCGAAAACAGCATCGAGCACGCGTTGCTGGCTCTGGGTGCCATGCATGTCGGCATCCCCGTGGCGCCGGTCTCGACCGCCTATTCGCGACTCTCCCAGGATTTCGGCAAGCTTCGCACCATCCATGAGATCGTCGCCCCCGGGCTCATCTACGCCGAAGACGGCGAGCGCCATGGAAATGCGCTGAAGGCGCTTGCCATGCACGGCGCCGAGCTCGTGCTCGGGTGCAATGCCGTGCCGGGACTGCCGGCAACGGAGTTCGGTTCGCTGCTCGCGACCAAGCCGGGTCCGGCGGCGGATGCGGCGCATCGGGCGCTCGGCCCCGACACGATCGCGAAGATCCTCTTCACCTCCGGTTCGACCGGCGATCCGAAAGGCGTCATCAACACGCAGCGCATGCTGTGCGCCAACCAGGAGAGCTATGTCCAACTGTGGCCGTTCCTCGAAGAGCGGCCGCCGGTGCTGTTGGACTGGATGCCGTGGAACCACACCTTCGGCGGCAACTCCGATTTCAACATGGTGCTCCGGAACGGCGGCACGCTCTACATCGACGACGGCAAGCCGACGCCGACGCTGATCGAGCGTTCCCTTGCCAATCTCAGGGAGGTGTCGCCGACGATCTATCTGAATGTGCCCCGCGGCTTCGCCATGGTGATCGACCATCTCGAGCGCGAGCCCGAGCTGGCGGAACGGCTCTTTCAGGAGCTCGACCTCATCTTCTATGCCGGCGCCGCGCTCCCCCAGAGCCTCTGGCAGCGGTTGGAGGCGCTTTCCCTCAAGACAGTCGGGCATCTGGTACCCATGGTCTCGGCCTGGGGCACGACGGAGACCGCGCCGATGGCGACCTGCGTCCACTATCCGATGCGCCGCGCCGGCAATATCGGGCTGCCGGCGCCAGGCACCGAAGTCAAGCTGGCACCGGAGGGCGACAAGCTCGAGATCAGGGTGCGCGGTCCCAACATCACACCGGGCTATTGGAAGCGGCCCGACTTGACCAGGGCGGCCTTCGACGAAGAGGGCTTCTATCGCCCGGGCGATGCCGTCCGCTTCGCCGATCCGGACGATCCCGTCAAGGGGCTCGTCTTCGACGGACGCATCGGGGAGAACTTCAAGCTCTCGTCGGGGACCTGGGTGACGGTGGGGGCCCTGCGCGTGGCCGCCATCGCGGCGGCAACACCGCTCATCGAGGACGCGGTGGTGACCGGACATGACCGGGACGAGATCGGCCTCTTGGTGTTTCCCAGCCTCGCCGGCTGCCGCAGCCTCTCGCCAGAGCTCGGGCCCGAAGCGCCGATCGCGGTGCTCGTCCGCGCGCCCGCCATCCGCGAGGCGCTCGCCGCCGCGCTCCAGCGCCACAACGCCAATGCCGGCGGCAGCTCCCAGCGCATCACCCGGGTGCTGCTGCTCGATACCCCCGCTTCCATCGACAACAGCGAGATCACCGACAAAGGCTACATCAACCAGCGGGCTGTGCTCATGAACCGCGCGCCTCTTGTCGAGCGCCTTTACATGGAACCACCCGGGCCAGATGTGATCCTGCCCGAAGCAAACTAGAGGAACCGCAATGTCTTCCGTAGTCGGCTACGAACGGCGCGACAGCGTCGGCGTCATCACCATCGATAACCCGCCGGTGAATGCGGTGAGCCGCCCGGTGCGTCAGGGGCTCCTCGACGCGCTGGCGCAGGCGGCCGCCGATGCCGAGGCCAAATCGATCGTCCTCATCGGCGCCGGCCGGACCTTCATCGCCGGTGCCGACATTCGCGAGTTCGGCAAGCCGATCGAGCCGCCGGGGCTCGACACCGTGATCGCCGCCGTCGAGACGAGCGCCAAGCCGGTGATCGCCGCGATCCACGGCACGGCCTTGGGCGGCGGGCTCGAGATCTGCCTTGGCTGCCACTACCGGGTCGCCGTCGCCTCGGCGCAGGTGGGGCTGCCCGAGGTCAAGCTCGGAATCCTCCCCGGGGCCGGCGGCACTCAGCGCCTGCCCCGCCTCATCGGCGCCAAGGAGGCCCTGGAGATGATCACCACGGGCAAGTTCGTGCGCGCGGCAGAGGCGAAGGCGCTCGGCATCATCGATGCCATCGTCGCGGGCGATCTGCTCGAGGGCGCGGTCGGCTTCGCCCGCAGCACCAACCCGTCCGATGCGCTCGCGCGCCGCCTCCGCGACCGCGACGACAAGCTCGTCGATGCGCGCGGCAACAAGGCGCTGTTCGGCGATTATCGCTCCCAGGTAAAGAAGCGCGCCCGCGGCCAGGAATCGCCGCTCCGCTGCGTCGACGCGGTGGAGGCCGCGGTCACGCTCCCGTTCGATGAGGGCTTGAAGCGCGAGCGCGAGATCTTCCTGGAGCTGGTGAGCTCGCCTCAGTCGCGGGCCCTCGTGCATGCCTTCTTCGCCGAGCGCGAGGCGATGAGCATCCCGGACGTGCCGGCCGACACCGCGACCAGGCCGCTCAAGACCGCGGCCGTCATCGGCGCTGGCACCATGGGCGGCGGCATCGCCATGTGTTTTGCCAATGCCGGCATTCCCGTGACCTTGGTCGAGACCTCGGCCGAGGCGCTGGAGCGCGGCCTCGGGGTGATCCGCGGCAACTACGCCGCCACCGTGGCCAAGGGCCGCCTCGAGCAGGCGGCCATGGATAAGCGCATGGGTCTCATCCAGGGCAAGCTCGACCTGGCGGCGATCAGGGATGCGGACATCGTCGTCGAAGCCGTGTTCGAGAACATGGCCTTGAAGCAGGAGGTCTTCCGCAAGCTCGACGGGATCTGCCGGCCAGGCGCGATCATCGCGACCAACACCTCCACTCTCGACGTCGATGCCATCGCCCGGGTGACGAAACGGCCAGCGGACGTCATCGGCATGCACTTCTTCAGCCCGGCCAACGTCATGCGCCTCTTGGAGGTGGTGCGGGGAGCGAAGACGGAGAAGGACGTGCTGGCAACCGCCATGCGGCTCGGCAAGACCCTGGGCAAGGTACCGGTCGCCGTCGGCGTCTGCGACGGGTTCGTCGGCAACCGCATGCTGTTTGCCTATTTCCGCGAGGCCGAGTTCCTGCTCGAGGAAGGCGCCTTGCCGGCCCAGGTGGACAAGGCACTCACCGACTGGGGTGCCGCCATGGGCCCCTTCACCATGGGCGACATGGCCGGCAACGACGTCATGTGGCGGGTCCGCCAGGAGCGGCGGCTGCGCCTGGCGAACGACCGGCGCCTCTCGAGTCTCGTCGACAGGATCGCCGAAGCCGGCCGCTACGGACAGAAGACCAATGCCGGCTGGTATCGCTACGACCCCGGCAGCCGCACGCCGATCTCGGACCCGGAAGTTGAAAAGATCATCCTCGCGGAGTCTGAGCGTCTCGGCATCCGGCGCAAGACGTTTAGCGACGATGACATCCTGAAGCGCTGCCTCTATTCGATGATCAACGAGGGGGCGAAGATTCTCGAGGAGGGCATCGCCCAGCGCCCCGGCGACATCGATGTCATCTATCTCACCGGCTACGGCTTCCCATCCTGGCGCGGCGGCCCGATGTTCCATGCCGACACGATCGGGCTCGATGAGATTCTCACGTTGGTAAAGCGCATGCACGAGAGCCATGGCGCGTGGTGGCAACCGGCGCCGCTCCTGGAGAAGCTCGTCCGCGAGGGCAAGCGCTTCGCCGATCTCGTGCCGGGAAAGGGTTGAGGGAGCGACGACCTAACGAGCGCACTCCCCACGCCTCTCCCGCGAACGAGTCGCCATCCTTTGGCGCCGACCAAAGCACAGTCGCGCTGCAGTTTGCAGCACCGACGACAACGACACGGATCCTGGCCACCGGCGATCAGATTGCGTTGCCGCGCTCCCGATTCTAAGCTTTGCTATAGACGGAGGACCAACAGAAGGACGGCAACGATGCCACATGCTCGCAGCTTGACTTTGATCATCGCCGTCGCTCTCGCGCTCGGCAGCGTATCGGTCGCGGGCGGAGCGCTCGCGCAGACCAAACCCGGCACCACGAAGAGCACGACCAAGGAGGCGGCCGCTCCGGGCAAGGAGTGCAAGAATCTGAAGCCGAATACCCAAGAACACAAGGACTGCATCGCCAAGCTGGCGAAGGACAAGAAGCCGACGACACCAGCAGCCAAAAAGCCTTAACTCCGGAGCTCAGACATAGCCGGTCGAGCCGTCCGGCCTGGTGGGCACCTTGCGCTGCCAATGGACGTAGCCGTCGCGGGCGAGCACCGCTTCGTCCATTTCCACGCCCCAGCCCGGGCGATCCGGGCGCAATTCGAGATAGCCGTCTTTAGGTAGGTACGGGTCCTTCACATAAGGAGCGCCGTCGGGCAGGCGGTATTCGAGGATGCGGAAGTTCGGCTGCGCGGCGGAAAAATGCAGATTGACCGCGGTCGCCAGCGGCCCCATCGGATTGTGCGGCGCCACCGTCACGTAGTGAGCTTCCGCGAGAGCGGCGATCTTGCGCATCTCGAGCACGCCGCCGACGGCGCAGATGTCGGGCTGGATGATGTCGGCGCCCGCGACCGACAACAGATTCAGGAACTCGAAGCGGCCGTAGAGGCATTCGCCGGTGGCGAGGGTGCAGCGGAGCTGCCGCTTCAATTCGCCCCAGGCTTTGATGTTTTCCGGGCGGATCGGCTCCTCGAAGAACAAGGGATCGTAGGGGGCCAGCGCATTGCCCAGCTGGACCGCCTGGATCGGCTCGAAGATCTGCGCATGGGCATCGAAGGCGAATTCGTAATCGGCGCGCGTCGTCTCCCGGAGCGCACGGAAATACTCGGCGCTGGTGCGCACCACTTCGCCCCAGCGATTGGCATGGATGTCGATCCGATAGGGGCTGAGCTTGAAGGCGGTCAGGCCCCACTTGGCGTTGAGCGTATCCGCCTGGTCGCGGGCTTGCGGCGGATCGGGCGCGGTATAGACTCCGGCATAGACCCGCACGCGCTCGCGCGCATTGCCGCCCAGGAGCATGTAGACCGGCACGCCCAGGGCCTTCGCCGAGATATCCCACAGGCAATGGTCGATGGCGGAGATCGCGGCCAGACCCAAGGCTCCCGGCGGAAACCGCGATTGCTGCAGGAGGTACAGCATTAGGTATTCGATGCGGCGGGGATCCTGGCCGCGGATCAGCTCGAAGAGATAGTCGAGGAGCGGCGGCAGCGCCTTGTCGGGGCCGTGGTTGTAGCACTCGCCCCAGCCGGTCACGCCATCGTCGGTGTCGATGGCCACCACCACACGCGGGCGATCCTTGTCGTGCGTCATGAATGCCCGCAGCCGCTCGATCCGCATGGAGCCCTCATCGATCCCGATTTTGCCGCATAGAGTATGGGCAATCCTGCCCAAATGTGACATGTCAAAACCGTTCCGGGGGACCGAGGACGTCTTGAGCGGCGCCGAGATCGACGCCGTCGGATTTTCGGCGTATTTTGTGCTGGCTTTGAGGGAATCCTTGGGTTTCTCGACAGTCCGCGGCCGCATCAACTTCTCGCGTCTCTTGCCCTCGTCGGGACGGCGCCGAAGGAGGTCCGAGCGTTGCGATCCTCAGACCCAACGGGCTGAGAGCCTTTCTGCTGATGAACACAACGAAGGGGGAGGCGTTCGATGATGCCAGGTCGGTTGGCCGTTGCCGTTCTCACCGCCGCGGGGCTGATCGCCCTCGGCACACCCGCCGCGGAAGCAGGCGCCATGTTCGACGCCATCAAGGCCCGCGGCTACGTCGTCTGCGGCGTCAACCAAGGCCTGCCGGGATTCGGCAATCCCGATAGCCAGGGGAAATGGACCGGGCTCGACATCGACTTCTGCACATGGCCGGCGTCAACTTCTATGACGGCCAGGGCTTCATGGTGCCGAAGAAGCTGGGCGTGACCTCGGCCAAGCAGCTGAACGGCGCCACCGTCTGCGTGGCGCCCGGAACCACCACCGAGCTCAACCTCGCCGATTATTTCCGCGCCAACAACATGAAGTTCCAGCCGGTCGTCATCGAGAAGATCGACGAGGTGACCAACGCCTTCTTCAACGGGCGCTGCGATGTGTATACGACCGATGCCTCCGGTCTCGCTTCCACCCGCGCCGCCATGGCCCCGAAGCCGGACGACTATGTGATCCTGCCGGAGCGCATCTCCAAGGAACCCCTGGGACCGGTCGTACGCAAGGGTGATGACCAGTGGTACGCGGTCGTGCGCTGGACGCTTGATGCCATGATCGAAGCGGAGGAGCTCGGCATCACCTCGAAGAACCTGGACGAGAAACTGAAGAGCACCGATCCGGCGATCCAGCGCGTGCTCGGGGTCACCCCCGGCTACGGCAAGGCGCTCGGGGTGGACGAGAAGTGGGTCTACAACATCGTCAAGGCCGTGGGGAACTACGGCGAGAGCTTCGAGCGCAATGTCGGCAAGGGCACGGTGCTCAATCTCGAGCGCGGCCTCAACGATCTGTGGACCCGCGGCGGCATCATGTACGCGCTGCCGCTCCGCTGAGCGGCACGGGTCGATCCAGCGGAGGATGCTCCTGCGCTTCCTCGGCGGCGATGCGCGTCGCCGGACCGGGTGGGATGACCCTCGGCTCCTAGTGTCAAGCGCTCCGAACTTCGTCCGATCCCGGCGAGCTTCGGCGCCGGCACCCTAGCCCCAATACTGTTCACTTAACTGAACAGTATTGGGGCTAGCTCGACCAGTTCTGCTTGAAGTCGCCGTAAAGCGTCAGGCCGCCGCAGGCATGGAGCGTCTGCCCGGTCACGTAGGAGGCATCGTCGGAGGCGAGGAAGGCGAACACCGGCGCCATCTCCTCAGGCGTGGCGGCGCGGCCCATGGGAATATGCGCCTCGACGGCAGCGCGCGACGTCGGATCATGGCGCCAGGAATCGTTCATCTCGGTCAAGACTGCGCCGGGGCCGACCGCATTGACGCGGATGCCGCGATCGGCGAATTCCAGCGCCAAGGTGCGGGTGAGATTGCCGAGCCCGCCCTTGCTCACGGAATAGGCGAGATAGCCCGGCTTCGGCACGCGCTCATGCACGCTCGATGTGTTGATGATGGCGCCGCCGCCGGGCCTCGTTAGAAAATGCTTGATGGCGGCCTCGGCGCAATAGGCCGCTCCCTTGAGATTGACGGCGAGAACCCGATCGAATTCCGCGTGGTCGAACCCGTCACCCGGCGTCGTTGCTTGAATGCCGGCATTGTTGACCAGAATGTCGAGGCGTCCCCAATCGGCGATGAGGGTTTGCACCATGCCCTGCACCGCATCGGCCGAGGCGACGTCGGCGTCAACGAGGCGATGCTTGCGGTCGGCATAGCCGGCGGCCCGGCTTGATGCCTCGACCTCATCGAGCGCCGCCTTCGCATGGCCGGCATCGCCGACATAGTTGATGGCGACGCTGGCGCCCTCGGCGGCAAAGCGCACCGCCACGGCACGGCCGATCCCGCGTGAGCCGCCGGTGATGAGGGCGAACCGCCCCTCCAGCCGGGCCGCGATCTTCTGCATGGGCGCTCCTCTCTTCGACCGGTGAGGCGATCTTCCGCAAAGGATTGATCTGGGTTGCCGAACAAGGCAATATCATGGGGTCCAAAACGATTTGGAAGAGTATTTTGGTAAGGTTCCGAACTCGGATGGCTGCACCTCCCAGGAGCGAGGGTTGAGCGCGCTGCGGGCGCTGGCGAGCTCGCTCGGACTGTCGCCGACGACGGTGTCTCGGGCCCTCGACGGTTATGGCGACGTGGCCGCCAAGACCCGCCAGCGGGTCCACCTTGCGGCGGACGCCGCCGGCTATCGGCCCAATGCCGCCGCCAGGCGCCTGCGCCGCGGCGCCCCGGAGATGGTGAGCCTGGTGCTGCCGACCGAGCCCGGGCACTTCAACGAGCCGCTTTACATCGAACTGCTCGCCGCCATGGGCGGGCATTTGGCAGGGCAAGGCTTCGATCTCACGCTCATCGCCGCGCCGCCCGGGCCGGATGAGATCAAGACCTATCGCCGGCTCGTCGAGGGCCGCCGCGCCGACGGCATCGTCGTGGTCCGCACCCGACGGCAGGATCCGCGCATCGACTATCTCGGGCGCATAGGCTTTCCCTTCGTCGTCATGGGCCGCACGGAGATGCCGCTGCCCTACGCCTTCGTCGACGGCGACGGCGAGCTGGCATTTCTGGAGGCAACGCAGCGGCTCCTCCGGCTCGGCCATCGGCGGATCGCGCATATCGCGGCACCTGCGGCCTTCACCTTCGCCCATCTCCGCCGCCGCGGCTATGAGCGCGCGATGCGCCAGGCGGGCCTTGCGCCGGTGATCGCCGAGGCGACGGCCGATGAGCGGGGCGGGCTTGCCGGCGCCAGAGATATTCTCGGCGCGAGGGAGCCGCCGACAGCCCTCCTCTGCGCGACCGACCTCATGGCCTTCGGCGCCCTCAAGGCGGCGCGCGAGCGGGGCTTGGCGGTGCCGGCGGATCTCTCGGTCATCGGCCACGACAACATTCCGATGTCCGCCTACTCCGATCCGCCGCTCACCACCATGGAGCTGCCGATCGAGGCAACCGGGCGCCGGCTCGCCGAGATGATCCTGGCGCGGATCGGCGGCGCCGGACCGGAGGGAATGCAGGAAATCCTCGCGGTGAGGCCGACCGAGCGCGGCTCGACGGCGCGTCCGCGAGACTGAGTACGGGCCCGCTTCCGGATCCGGTGCCGGGATCGAGCTCCACGAAAAAGCCAACCGGACTGGAGGAGGACGTCATGTCCAAGACGGCAATTGCGGCATTCGCGGCTGTGCTCTCCGCTTTGAGTCTCCTCGCCCTGCCGATGCGCACGGCGCGGGCCGACGTGTTGTTTCTGTCGACGCAGCTGAGGCCAATCGAAGATGCCCAGAAGGTGCGTGAAGTCCTCTTGAAGGGCGGGCCGAAGACCACCTTCGTCACCGACGAGCCGGCGCAGCTCCCCATTCGCTTGAAGGCGGAGCAGGACGCGGGCAAGCGGACAGT encodes:
- a CDS encoding mandelate racemase/muconate lactonizing enzyme family protein; this translates as MRIERLRAFMTHDKDRPRVVVAIDTDDGVTGWGECYNHGPDKALPPLLDYLFELIRGQDPRRIEYLMLYLLQQSRFPPGALGLAAISAIDHCLWDISAKALGVPVYMLLGGNARERVRVYAGVYTAPDPPQARDQADTLNAKWGLTAFKLSPYRIDIHANRWGEVVRTSAEYFRALRETTRADYEFAFDAHAQIFEPIQAVQLGNALAPYDPLFFEEPIRPENIKAWGELKRQLRCTLATGECLYGRFEFLNLLSVAGADIIQPDICAVGGVLEMRKIAALAEAHYVTVAPHNPMGPLATAVNLHFSAAQPNFRILEYRLPDGAPYVKDPYLPKDGYLELRPDRPGWGVEMDEAVLARDGYVHWQRKVPTRPDGSTGYV
- a CDS encoding glucose 1-dehydrogenase; translated protein: MQKIAARLEGRFALITGGSRGIGRAVAVRFAAEGASVAINYVGDAGHAKAALDEVEASSRAAGYADRKHRLVDADVASADAVQGMVQTLIADWGRLDILVNNAGIQATTPGDGFDHAEFDRVLAVNLKGAAYCAEAAIKHFLTRPGGGAIINTSSVHERVPKPGYLAYSVSKGGLGNLTRTLALEFADRGIRVNAVGPGAVLTEMNDSWRHDPTSRAAVEAHIPMGRAATPEEMAPVFAFLASDDASYVTGQTLHACGGLTLYGDFKQNWSS
- a CDS encoding LacI family DNA-binding transcriptional regulator, with product MSALRALASSLGLSPTTVSRALDGYGDVAAKTRQRVHLAADAAGYRPNAAARRLRRGAPEMVSLVLPTEPGHFNEPLYIELLAAMGGHLAGQGFDLTLIAAPPGPDEIKTYRRLVEGRRADGIVVVRTRRQDPRIDYLGRIGFPFVVMGRTEMPLPYAFVDGDGELAFLEATQRLLRLGHRRIAHIAAPAAFTFAHLRRRGYERAMRQAGLAPVIAEATADERGGLAGARDILGAREPPTALLCATDLMAFGALKAARERGLAVPADLSVIGHDNIPMSAYSDPPLTTMELPIEATGRRLAEMILARIGGAGPEGMQEILAVRPTERGSTARPRD